From Flaviflexus ciconiae:
ATCTCGAGCTGTCTCGTACTGATCTTGTCGGCCATGTTGCCCTCGCTATCGGGTTGCGACTTTTTCTGTCCGAGTCGCTTCGTAAGTTGGATCCAGGATATGCACCACGAGGTGAACAATCAAACACTTGTTCTAACCGGCATGTCGTGTATAGAATGCAAACAGATGTTCGAGAACAAACGTTCGAGAAAAGAAGGAGATACGCCATGAGTGCTCTTCTCGTAACCAAGCCTGAGACAACAGGGTTGCGTCCCATTGATCTGCCCCGTCTGCGCCCCGTCTCCAACCGGACCCCGATCGACGTTCCGCAGATGGCGGCACCGGAAGCTCCAGCTCGCAAGGCTCGACTGAGCGTCGTGGCGGAGCAGCATGAGATCGCTCCCGACGCCGTTGTCTACCCTGGCCTCCAGCGCCTCGTCGGCGTCCTCAAGGCCAGCGCCCTTGTCGCTACCAGCGTTGCCCTTGCTTTTGGACTACAGCTCTGGCTCTCCATGTAAGACGCCCTGTGTAAAATGGCAGAATGCATTGCCCGTTCTGCCACAACACAGATTCCCGCGTCATTGACTCCCGTTCGCTCGATGAGGGTCAGGCCATTCGACGTCGTCGCGAGTGCCCCGTGTGCAAGCGGAGATTCACGACAACCGAGACGGCATCCCTCGTCGTCGTCAAGCGTTCGGGTGTCACTGAACCTTTCTCACGAGAGAAGATCATTGACGGTGTCTTGAAGGCATGCCAGAACAGGCCCGTCACCCGAGACGACCTGGCGGTCCTTGCGAGCCAGGTGGAAGAGAATGTGCGCGCCACCGGTGCCGCCCACATCAATTCCGACGACATCGGTCGCGCAATCCTTGGCCCGCTTCGTGAGCTCGATCAGATCGCTTACCTGCGCTTCGCTTCCGTCTACCTCAACTTCGAAGATCTCGATGACTTCCAGGCGGCCATCGAGGAACTCAAGGAATCGGGTGGCGAACTTGCTCCGGCTGGCGATAGTGAGCAGTAGGAATACTTAACATAATTGTGCTCCCGACCGTTTTGGTGGGGAGCACAACTATGAGAACGACAGTTACGTTCCTGCGCGTATCCGACTACTTGTCGCAAGTGTCGTCGCTACTCGCGGACTGATCACGTGCTGATTGGTCGGGCTGGGGTGCATTTGCATTGCCCGCAGGCTTTTCCCGTGAGCTATCCATGCGGTGGCGGAATTCGCTGGCGCGTTCGCGTAGTTCATCGCCGGTTTCGGAAAGCTTCTTCCGCCACTGGCCGGCCTGAAGCTCGAGATCGTCGAGTTGCTCGCGGACGGAGCGCCTCATGACCTTGCCGAGCTGGGAGCGGGGGAGCTCGTCGAAGACGGCGATGGACTTGGGCATCGAGTAGTTGGAGAGCTTGTCCTGGGTCCACTTGCGCACATTCTCCAGATCAATTGAAGCGCCGGGCTCAAGAACGAGCGCAGCAACGACGGCTTCGCCTGCGGATCCGTCGGGCATGCCGACAACGGCGACGTCGCGGATGCCGGGCATGGAGCGGACAGCTTCCTCAACCTGCGAGGGGTAGACGTTGAAGCCGGAACGGATGATCATTTCTTTGCGGCGGTCGGCCATGACCAGGAAGCCATCGTCCCAGCGGACGAGGTCACCCGTGCGGAGCCATTCGCCGTCGATCAGGGTGGCAGCAGTTTCCTCGGGCTGGTTGAGGTAGCCGACAAAGACATTCGGTCCGCGAACGAGCAGCTCGCCAACCTCTCCCAACGGCATCTCCTCTTCAATGTTGTCGGGGTTCACGACCTTTGCGTCGACAGACGGGAAGGGAAGCCCGAGGGTGGAGGGCCTGCGTGCGGGGGAAACGGGAGAACCGGAGAGCACGGGGGAGGACTCGGTCATGCCGTAGCCCTCGATGACGAGGGAGTCGGTCTTCTCTTCCCACTGAGCGGCGAGCTCGGGAAGGAGCGCCATGGCGCCGGATACCGAATAGCGGAGCTTCGTGAACGGGTTCGGGTCGTCGCCAATCTCGGCGAGGATCTTCTCGTACATCGGGGGAACACCCCCGAAGAATGTGATGGGGTGACGCTTGTTTGCGGCGATCAGCATCTTCGGGTCGAAGCTGGGAAGGATGTCCTGCGTAGCACCGAGGCCGATCGAGAGGACAAGGGACAGCATCATGCCGAAGGCGTGGAAGAACGGCAGGATCGACGCAATGGTCTCCTCGCCACGTTTGAACTCGTGGAGCCAGGTGATGACCTGCGTGTAGTTCGACATCAGGTTCATGTGGGTGAGGCACACGGCCTTCGGCACACCTGTTGTGCCACCCGTGTGGAGGTAGACGGCCACGTCGTCCATGCCCGGCGTCTCGCCGACAAACGAAGCCGGTGCCGAGGCCACCATCTTCTCGAAGGAGTAAACGTGATCGGGCACGCGGCCCCTCATCTTCTTCTTCTGCGCCTTTGCGGCCTTGATTGGAAGCTTCAGGAGCATCTGGGAACGCTTGGGGAGGGCGGCCGTCAGGTTGACCGCAAAGATTGTCCTGCCGGGCAGGTGGTCGGCGAGATCCGTTAGGGTCTTTTCCCAGCCAACGACAATCTTGCCGCCGTGATTGTCGAGCTGGGCGATGAGCTCGCTCGTCTTAGCGAGCGGATTGTGTTCGGCCAGGGTCGCGCCGAGCGACCAGGTAGCGTAGGCGAGTGCCACGTGCTGGGGGCAGTTGGGAAGGATCGCGGCGACAACATCGCCCTTCTTTACGCCGGCCAGCGACAGCATGGAGGCGGTCTTCTTGACGAGTTCGCTCAGCTCTTCGTAACTGGTCTTCTGTCCGATGAAGTCAATCGCGTGCCTCTTTGGGAAAGCGGCGACCGCGCGATCAAGCAGGTCGGTCAATGGAACTGTCGGAAGCTCGATCTCGTCGGGTACTCCGGCAGGATAGTGGGCACGCGCCATAGTGTTCTCCTCACATGCAAAAGTGGACTACGGTCCATCTTGTCATGTTGGATCGCTGTAGTCCCGAAAATTAATCTCGTGACAGAACTCGAAGCCGGATTGTTTCGGGGGATTTCGCCAGAGCAGCGACCGCATCTTCGGGAATATTGGATGCGATGTCGG
This genomic window contains:
- the nrdR gene encoding transcriptional regulator NrdR, which produces MHCPFCHNTDSRVIDSRSLDEGQAIRRRRECPVCKRRFTTTETASLVVVKRSGVTEPFSREKIIDGVLKACQNRPVTRDDLAVLASQVEENVRATGAAHINSDDIGRAILGPLRELDQIAYLRFASVYLNFEDLDDFQAAIEELKESGGELAPAGDSEQ
- a CDS encoding AMP-binding protein, whose amino-acid sequence is MARAHYPAGVPDEIELPTVPLTDLLDRAVAAFPKRHAIDFIGQKTSYEELSELVKKTASMLSLAGVKKGDVVAAILPNCPQHVALAYATWSLGATLAEHNPLAKTSELIAQLDNHGGKIVVGWEKTLTDLADHLPGRTIFAVNLTAALPKRSQMLLKLPIKAAKAQKKKMRGRVPDHVYSFEKMVASAPASFVGETPGMDDVAVYLHTGGTTGVPKAVCLTHMNLMSNYTQVITWLHEFKRGEETIASILPFFHAFGMMLSLVLSIGLGATQDILPSFDPKMLIAANKRHPITFFGGVPPMYEKILAEIGDDPNPFTKLRYSVSGAMALLPELAAQWEEKTDSLVIEGYGMTESSPVLSGSPVSPARRPSTLGLPFPSVDAKVVNPDNIEEEMPLGEVGELLVRGPNVFVGYLNQPEETAATLIDGEWLRTGDLVRWDDGFLVMADRRKEMIIRSGFNVYPSQVEEAVRSMPGIRDVAVVGMPDGSAGEAVVAALVLEPGASIDLENVRKWTQDKLSNYSMPKSIAVFDELPRSQLGKVMRRSVREQLDDLELQAGQWRKKLSETGDELRERASEFRHRMDSSREKPAGNANAPQPDQSARDQSASSDDTCDK